The segment TGCTATTAGATTCATTTTCAATATTTTCAAAGGCACTCACCACTGTGATTAGTAGTTCAAATATTCTCAAGCACACAATATTGAAGAGCAGCTATCTAAGATCAGTTTCAAAGTAAGGCTAACACCTAGTCAGCCATTTTGCCATAATGCCCTTATGCTGCCTGTAGTGATAAAAGTTAGGACAAAAGAGTGAGCCGACCTTACCATTGCACTCTGCATTGAGCATGAAAAGGTCCTGCATCACAGAGTACCACAATTCCCAAAATTACAGTGCCAAGTATAAGCCAGCGGGTCAGATGCATGATGTCCAATCTGTCTAATGGTAAACAAACTAAGATGGGTGGCAGCTTTATACATCAGTGGAGCTTCGGTATCACAGGATGGTCATGtgccctttctctcctctgaaGGAAAGAGCCCAAATTCAATTAACAAGGAGTCCTCTGCGAAATAAGTCTGGGACAAACACCATTTAAATCGTCAGAGGGACATAGATAGCCTACTTGTTTTTGGACAGACTTTAGGCTATGTGCGAAAGGTAGgatggcctaggcctactgggaAACTGACCATTGCTCTACATGTATGTTTACAAAGGTGGCtaaatacttaaaaaaatacatcTACTGTGCTATATTCAATTCTATTAACAGTGCAACTGAATTATAGACTATGGAGTTTACACCCTTTTAATAGCCTATTTAGGCCAGGCTAAATCATTGAAAAGCAGGTCttcaaaaacaatatttattaaattaaaatattttgggTGTAAAAGAGTACATCCATGCTGCTTTCAATTCTGTTCATTTTACGTTTGGGTCACAAAGTTCGCTACTGCCAGAGCCCCTCTATGCTTCTCATAGATGCTTTTGCGTAAAAAGAAACAACAACGTCGCCCGCTAGGTGACGGAGGTAGCTGTGGTTGGTAGATGGCAACATTAGGGCGGAGAGAGAACCCTTATGGCaagccattttaacatttacccaCTAGACTGGATATGTAttgcagatatctgtaattcagttttgcctagtcaaaactaAATTGCAGATATCTCTATCTGACGTTTCGACTAGTCACAATTACGTTACAGATATCTTGAATGACAATTCCAACTATCCAAAATGTAATTGCGACTAGTCAGAAAGACGTTGTTGATATCAACAATGTTAATCCCAGATAGTCAAATTTAACGGGTAAATGTTAAAATCGCTTGCCATAGAACCCTACGATATTTGCGTCACTCTTTACAACTTTGGTTTGAGGTTGAGAGGTTGTGAAATCGTGAGCAACGTGAGGGTAGCTGAATCCTCACGGTCCATAGTTTGCTGGATGTTGGGTGGCTGGTTTGTAAATCACTTCAGTCCAAATTGATGGAAGAACTGATGGTAAGATAGATCTCAAATGAACTTAGCGGGTGATATTACTTACAGAAGGAACGGTAGTAACAATAAGGCAAGACATGTAGACTATAATTATTGAAACCTACCACTTATGTCTGACTCAAAACAATGTACTGTAGCCTATCTACGATGAAgcagagtaggctaggctataactCGTTCTATCATTGAAAACGGCCAGGTGGGAATTAGGCTATTATGcatttttaagtatattttcaCGGTCTTATCGTTTTCCAAGTTGTCATTCATATCATTAACCAGCACAGTCGCATGTTATAAGCAAGTAATAACGCAATGTCATGCAAATCTCAAGCTTTGCGCAAAATGTTAGGCTCTTCAAAGTAATACCCTAACAGTTGAGTACCCTATACACCCCTTCCCTCACATTCTTTTTGCTCTAGGTTAACGACAGAGGCATTGTGACTGAGATTAAACTGAAGTTAATCCTGTAGAAACATTCCTGGCTATGTCTTTTGAACTTTGACATGTCATGTTATTTTTGTGCCAACTGTGTCCTAGCCATCATGTGCTGTTCATTTGCCTTGTAGTGCTAACTGCTATACTTTCTCAGCATACACTTTCCAggtaaaagacaaaaaagaatgGAGAAAAGACAAGCAGATTCAACAGTGACGGATAATGTTAAAGACTGTCTTGAACTTTTAGAGATTGTAAATGATGTCAAACCTACACAAAACACAGAGGTATGTTAGAGCTGGATACAGTCTATGAATTCCAGGTCTTTCaagtcaaaacaaaaacagctacACAAAAGAGTCCCAGAGACTGATAAAATCATGTTCTGTTTAATAGGGAAATACATGTTTGTATACTGATTGAATCACCGTAATGTCTGTCCATGTGAACATTTCCTCTTGTTGTGTGTCAATTGCTACTTATAGGCAGTGCCAGAATACCATTATACTGCACCACACAGAATGTCTCAGACagactccatctctctctctctctctctctctctgtcaggtcTGTAGACAGCAAGAGGCCCAGTTGCTGAGAGAACCATGGCAGCACCCACTGCTGTCCCCTTACCCTGTGGAGGAGTTTGAGTTGCCCACTAGTCTACAGCTCCAGGAGCTACCTCTGTTTCCACAGTGGCACCTGCCTCTCAAGGTCATGACCTCCCTGATGGTTTCCACATTCCTCTACACGCTTCTGAGGGACGTCCTGCAACCTCTGGTAACCCAAAGCCGGAATGACTCCTACAAGATTCCCATTCTGGTGATGAACAAGGTGCTGCCGTGGACCTCCATCACCCTGCTGGCCACAGTGTATCTTCCTGGCGTGTTGGCGGCCATCTTGCAACTGTGCAGAGGTGAGAGAGTACATTTGGGGGTGATACTAGACCATGGCAGCATTTTTATTGGTAGAGGTAAAAATCTgttgaacacacaaaacatatttgtgtgtgtgtgttttgtgtgtgtgtgtgagagagaaagatgaggacAAAAGACTGAAGGAGAAGGTGAAtgtaggagagagagcatgtggtAAGATGAGAACAGTGTTGAACACAGTAGTTTATTGAGTGTgtagaaaggaagaaagaagtCAGCTGCTAACTTCCACCTACAGTACATCACACCTCTGTTCCTAAATAACAGTCCCTCCCCTCCAGTTCCagtccctcccacacacacacacacacacacacacaaaaagattgGGTGAGATGACGCATATACCGGTACTTAAAGTAAGTGATGCCTATCTGTTGTTCTCCCATTGCACTCCCATTGTGTCTCAGACATATTTTAGAAAAAGAGTCCCTATTCTGTTGAAACACAAAAGATTCAAGTTCTGTAAATACCATAAGGGCGAGCTGCATGGCCTAAAGCAATCACTTCTGTAGCTCAGTAGTACAGTGGGAATGGCCAGTAATAGTAGGTTGATTTTACTGATTTACACTGATTTACATATATCACATTAACCTATTTTAAAAGATATACAGTTGTAATTTCCAAAGCCAATTAAACCATAGAGAAATAATACTATTGACACATAGTTCCAAATAGTACTGCATTCTTCCTATAAGGGTGAACTTGCACAACTTAACCTATGTTAACGGGCCTCACAGGTCATCTGCACATTTAAGTAAAGCCGTTTTGGCTTTTACGCTGACCTTTGCCCTGTCCCCACATGGCTGGCTCTTCTCAGAGTAGCAATTAAACTCCAGCAAGTGTAAATTTAGGCTTCTGCATTCTCTCCATGCCATTGTGGTCACACTGACAGGCGTATTGTCGGCACAGTCTCAGGAAAAGGGAGGCCCATGCACGTCTGCCAAGAAGTTAAGCATGCAGTCTCACCAGACGGGATAGTGTTCATGCTCTAAAGTGGGAATATGGTGCAATATTTACCACAGATTGCTCAATTCACTCTCACACCATAAGTCGAGTGCAAGCATAAACAGTGCTACTGGGAAAGTCTGACATCTGTTTGGGAATTACACAATTAAAGTCATGTAGAGACAAATATTTAATATTCATTTTTATAAATGTTAGTTCTTGTGTGTGGTAATCCATGCAGAGTATTTTCCGTAGACTATAACCATATAACTACAGTTAATTTTAGTATGAGTCATCAACGGCTGGTTAGAAAGTTGTGAGTCTGTCACTTTTGGGAAGAGGTGTGACACATGAGGCCCGACACACCTCATTGTGAAAAGGAAGTGACTGCAGACTGGTCAGCCGTGTAAACAGATGCTGGTTCTGTCCTGTACAGCAGTGTGCAGCACTGTCTGCGAAGTCTCTTGGAACACAGCCAGCCTAAACTACTGAGAAACAAGTCTGTATTTTTTAAGGcatttaaaaacatttaaagGCGATTTTTGCAGATGAGTAAGAACACCACTAGACTACATTGTTTTAGATTTTAAATAGTGAAATTATGATACAGCAATGACACAGGCATGCTTCCCAAAAGTCATGTATATTGTAAGCATCTTAAATTCTTAGGCATTTTTCCTTGAAAAATGTTAGCTTTAGCTTGACATCTCGCGTCTTCAAATATTTAAATTTCAATTGAATTTTTATTTATAGAGCACGCCTCATggtgctttacagagtgttaaacaatcagagaaaagaaaaggcccatgggtaacagtcGCGAGGAAAAACTCCTATAGAATtagagatacatataggaagaagatccacgactcaagggcctgacccatctaaATAGGATCGGttacagaacagtaaggtctgtgTACAAATATTCTATTGCCTGGACTTGCTACACACTAACTTTAGTTCATTATCATTCCATGGTCCATCCGTACATCACTGCACATCTCTCCCTGTATGATTTGACAAGGATAGTGTGCATACACCTGCGTgtgagtatgtgcgtgtgtgtgtgcgtgtgtgtgcgcgtgcgtgagtgtgttcgtccttgtgtgtgtgtgtgcgtgtgtgcgtgcgtatgtgtgtgtgagcgtgagtgtgcctgtgtgtgtgtatgtgtgtgtgcgtgcatgtgtctttatgtgtgtgtgtgtgtgtgtgtgtgcatccctgtgtatctgcgtgtgtgtgcatccctgtgtatctgcgtgtgtgtatacacgcatgtgtgtttgtttgcgtgtgtctttatgtgtgcatgtgcgtgtgcgtgcgtgcatgtctgtgttagAGCCCGACCTGTGTTGAGAAACACTATTCTAGTCCTCACATCATTGTCATTGCGCAGGCACTAAGTACGGTCACTTCCCGGGCTGGTTGGagaagtggatgtgtgtgaggaagCAGCTGGGCCTACTGTCCTTCCTGCTGGCCGCACTCCATGCCATTTACAGCCTCAGCTACCCCATGAGGCGCTCCTACAGGTACAAGCTCCTCAACTGGGCCTACCAGCAGGTGAGCTCCAAACCCCCGGAATCGGATGATGAGCTCAGTCTCATCATATGAGGCATATGCATACTACTATTAGTGTTATGCTGTCTGACCTTATGTTCTTGTGGTCAAGCAAAGAAACGTTGTCATCTTGCCAGGTATTTTGTTGCTTATTTGAGCTTATTTGTCAGTCAGATATGTAGTGTACATACACCCTGTTACTTACTTTTACTTTCAACTGTATGCACTGAGCTGCTGGTTGAATGTCTTAGAACTAAATGGCATACATGCATATATCCAAATAGGATTTATCATATAAAATGCCTTAGACTCAGAAAGACATTGATTGTTCCCATAGGTACAGCAGAATAAGGATGATGCATGGGTAGAAGATGATGTTTGGAGGATGGAGATCTATGTCTCTCTTGGAATTTTGGGACTTGGAGTCCTAGCAGTAATTGCTATGTCCTCTTTACCATCTGTCAGCGAGTCTTTCAACTGGAGAGAGTTCCAATGCATTCAGGTAGCAAAGGAACATCTAAGTGGGAAGCCTTTACAGATATATTCATAATCTTTTCCTTTATGACAGGAATTTATTGCCATTTTTCCACACTTTTCTGTTTGCCTTGCAGAGAACTCTGGGATATCTTGCTCTGCTCTTGTGCACAACTCACACGCTGGTCTTTGGTTGGCGTAAGTGGGTGGAGCCAAAGCATTATGTCTGGTACACGCCACCATCCTTTATCTTAGCCTCTGTCCTTCCTGCTGCTGTGTTACTGGTCAAGATGGTGCTGTCACTGCCATGTCTGGACCGAAGGCTGGAGCAGATTCGCCGAGGCTGGGAAAGGCCGCACTCCCAGTGAAAGGGTGAGAGGGGAAAGGACATTATGTAGCTGCCAGAAGGATGGACATCATACCATGGGCAATATCTTCAGCTAAAAGGAATGAATCAGTATAGTGTATGTTCCCTATGGGACCCTGTAACATGATGATgcttggttatggttatggttatggttatgataTTTGgccacttttgtccaaagcaacttatgCACTATAAGAGACATACTCTAATAATGAAATGATCCATGGAGTGAAAAGGTGTTGAGACATTATAGTGGGGAGACTCTTCCCCTTTTGTAAAGAACAACATGTAGTATTCAAATACGTTGCTGATTATACTCAGACATGTATGATCAGCAGCATATTTGAAGACTGCACAATTCCCCAAAGCTGTTATTATCTGTTAAATAACTATGAAACACAGCATAATTGCAGTGTCATACTGACAAAGACTTGAAAATAGTGCCTGTCCCTGTGTTAACTCTCAAGTTTGTGACTACTTTATTTATCTGAAAGGTGACttgtgaaaatgtaatttcagCATGTGCTGTATCTGGGTATGTGAGCTACCAGTgcaaaaacactgaaataacAAAACCCAGTTTATGGGCCGCGAATGTTTGGAAACATGTGATTCAGTGAGATCAGAATGAGGCATTCAGAACTCTTCCCTTCATAGACCTACCTTATAGACCtaggcctacaaaaaagctgccatctttgagatccGGTATCCGACATGGGGATTTTTTAATGATCGCACCTGTGTGGGGacgaaaaagtctgaaatgcagtacgttttcctgaacacacttttgtcctctgccttcgagtggatactgtgatctccagtacatgaaggcggcacactttgatttttgttagcccagagctaacttgctaaCTAACTTAATGGGAAGTTGCttcgcaagttagctctggggtagcaaaaataaAAGTGTGCCACCTTCACGTACCAGAGATCACAGTATCTACTCGAAGGCTGAGGACAAAAGTTTGTAGAGCAAAACGTTTGCATTTTCGATTTCTTTgtccccgcgagagtttaacagtgATAATTCCAAAttcccatgttattttcccataggaaaaatctcaagataccggatctccttatatgggcaaagatgttttttttaggcaaacttcagaggtctatgatgTGAAGATGGTAAGCTTGTTGAATAAAACCACTTCAATGTTACCTATCTGGACCAAGTCTCCGCTGACAACTGAAGAACGAAAGTGCTCGGGACCTGCTACCAAAATGCAAAGCCATCATGCCATATGCTCATGTTTGTAGAGGGACAGGCACACAAATGGTGCACTTTGAACAGGACTCCTCAGACGTTGTGGTGCTGTTGATATTTTGACCAAACAAAGTgcaaaagtctgaaatgcagtaCGCAGTACAGGTGATTAAGATCTCAACAAACTATTTAAAATTGTGGAAAAAGTGGTGAGATACAGTATGTGAACTTGAATGTTTAGAATTAATTTATTCTAAAAAGGTTTAAATTCTGTATTGCTATTTGTAAAAACATGTACAGTTCATTCTGTAGTGCTGTTTGTATATTATGTCATGAACTGTTCTTAACCCTAGTTACATTCGgtaaaaataaatgacataTTTTTCAGTTGTTACgtttataaaatatttaattgaaTAACTTTAAACATATGAAGTGTCAAAGTTTTAAATTGCAGTGAgcaataggctagcctacccaGCAATAATGTCATCAGATTGTTGCACATTGATATTATTAATAAATGTAATACATCCAGCAGATGGCAGTATAAAATATAGAAATCTTTGGCTCTGGTAGAAAGCCACAGCCTCATTGTATATTTTTGGGCATCattatatttaaacattaaattaaaacatctacattaaaattacatttttatccCAAACCACTGAGTTATGGAATTTCTTAGTTACAATACCTGTAAGTATAAGCTAGTGTGCCCCTGGGCATAGACATGAAAAGCGCCCCCCTGCCCACCTCAGCGAGTTGGTAACTGAACTAAGCTAGCAAATATGAGGgggaccaaaacaaacaaaaacccaGATAGTGAAATCAGGCTTCCAGATCTCAGACCACCACTTCTGACCCACTGTCGACAtcaaaatattttaaacttgtaGGGGTCACACGAGACCTCAACGATTTGCGTAAATTCATTGAAAGGTTtggaaaagtcttgaaatttcaTTTAGTCATACGAGGGACATAGGTAGGAAATGGCGTACATCCCATTCAATTACTTTCTTCATGGGAATGGAATAGTGGGGGAGAAAACAGAGAAAGCTATTTGCCCAATGTCATCAAAAGTCACATGTTTAGCCCCAACCTGTGGCTTAAAGTAAGATTGTAATCATTATACTTTGAGGGGGACATGcctgcccccacccacccataaATTGTTAGGCTACAATAGTATCACTTACTGTTGTGCAAAATAATCACTTGTAATCACTAAATGGTTAAAGGCACAGTCAGGGATTTTAcacgatttcaagcccataatattttttctcacattcagcaatcatctcacGACTGCTAGTTGCCCATTCCACGATGAGGCtatacacagtaaaaaaaaacggtCTCTATAGGCAGCtcaggctccgaaaactggaaacaaagtgggggcagcctgtcccacAAACAGACTTTCTGCAAAATCTCTGACTGCACCTTTACATATCTGACTGAGAAAGGGAGTGCAGAGGTGAGATGATCTCAGTTAAGTGAAGAAACTTGATTACAGAGAATTGCCAGGAAACTGGCTTGACCTGCACAATAATCCACTCTTGAGCCATCGTTTACTGTGAAAGTTGTAGAATACGAATTACAACATACCAATTGCAAAAAATACAGATTGGTCATTACGCACACgccttctctctccacccttccTCTCCTGGAGCATTTGGTCAGTGCTCTTTTAAGCGGAACTAGTGCCTAACTGCTAGCTACAAACTTTTTTTGAACTTGAATACATTCTAAAGCAATATAATTTGCCTATCATCTGTTTTACATGATCATGCAATCAATATTCAACCCAAAATAACTGCACCCTATAGCTATTTTTAACTAGATTTAAGTCAGTTTTTGCACTTttactcacccacccactcacatcTTAGCTGCAACAGGCACAAGTAAGATCGCTAAATTCCCACCTTGTTTAGGATCCCCCTGAATGCTATCAGATAGGATACACTACATACAGTGATATATACAGTGATACCTTTACAACCCAatgctgcctggaaggcactagggttaggcatgggttaaggttagggttaggaaattagaattaaaatgtatttttggtaAGTAGTTGTTTTGaccattatgcactggccagttgtTCTCGCCCCACTATTCCCatctaaaagtcaaataaaataaaataaaagttaaaaagaagagataaaagagaggagctataaaaaaagacacagagtggtttaaaactttagttagttagttttaaatttttcattaaaaCCTTTTTGGGTGTAGTGTTTGaagttttaaaatccacaatctctctgctcttttcctctgtaaaaTGGTCCAGCCTGGGTTCCTGGCTTCAAGGCCACAGACCCTCAAGTGTGTGATGTTGTGCGTCTGGAAGTGTGTGACGAGGTAAGTGTTgagtgtatttttgtgtatgttgtgcAGATGTTGTTTGAGGCGTGTGCGTAGTGTATGTCCAGTTTCCCCGATGTACAACATGTGACAGTGAGTGCAGGTGATAACAAAACTAAATTGGGAGTGTCTAAATGTAATGGGTTAATTAACTCTGCATGAGttattgaaaatgtaaatattggCACCAGTGTGTAAAGATTTTATGAGCTGTATGGGGTGTCCAGTGTATGTGATCTTGGGTGGTGTGGAAGGTGTCTGGGA is part of the Alosa alosa isolate M-15738 ecotype Scorff River chromosome 16, AALO_Geno_1.1, whole genome shotgun sequence genome and harbors:
- the LOC125309975 gene encoding metalloreductase STEAP1-like isoform X3, with the protein product MEELMVCRQQEAQLLREPWQHPLLSPYPVEEFELPTSLQLQELPLFPQWHLPLKVMTSLMVSTFLYTLLRDVLQPLVTQSRNDSYKIPILVMNKVLPWTSITLLATVYLPGVLAAILQLCRGTKYGHFPGWLEKWMCVRKQLGLLSFLLAALHAIYSLSYPMRRSYRYKLLNWAYQQVQQNKDDAWVEDDVWRMEIYVSLGILGLGVLAVIAMSSLPSVSESFNWREFQCIQRTLGYLALLLCTTHTLVFGWRKWVEPKHYVWYTPPSFILASVLPAAVLLVKMVLSLPCLDRRLEQIRRGWERPHSQ
- the LOC125309975 gene encoding STEAP family member 1B-like isoform X1, translating into MEKRQADSTVTDNVKDCLELLEIVNDVKPTQNTEVCRQQEAQLLREPWQHPLLSPYPVEEFELPTSLQLQELPLFPQWHLPLKVMTSLMVSTFLYTLLRDVLQPLVTQSRNDSYKIPILVMNKVLPWTSITLLATVYLPGVLAAILQLCRGTKYGHFPGWLEKWMCVRKQLGLLSFLLAALHAIYSLSYPMRRSYRYKLLNWAYQQVQQNKDDAWVEDDVWRMEIYVSLGILGLGVLAVIAMSSLPSVSESFNWREFQCIQRTLGYLALLLCTTHTLVFGWRKWVEPKHYVWYTPPSFILASVLPAAVLLVKMVLSLPCLDRRLEQIRRGWERPHSQ
- the LOC125309975 gene encoding STEAP family member 1B-like isoform X4, with the translated sequence MEKRQADSTVTDNVKDCLELLEIVNDVKPTQNTEVCRQQEAQLLREPWQHPLLSPYPVEEFELPTSLQLQELPLFPQWHLPLKVMTSLMVSTFLYTLLRDVLQPLVTQSRNDSYKIPILVMNKVLPWTSITLLATVYLPGVLAAILQLCRGTKYGHFPGWLEKWMCVRKQLGLLSFLLAALHAIYSLSYPMRRSYRYKLLNWAYQQVQQNKDDAWVEDDVWRMEIYVSLGILGLGVLAVIAMSSLPSVSESFNWREFQCIQVAKEHLKNSGISCSALVHNSHAGLWLA
- the LOC125309975 gene encoding metalloreductase STEAP1-like isoform X2, whose protein sequence is MMSNLHKTQRQQEAQLLREPWQHPLLSPYPVEEFELPTSLQLQELPLFPQWHLPLKVMTSLMVSTFLYTLLRDVLQPLVTQSRNDSYKIPILVMNKVLPWTSITLLATVYLPGVLAAILQLCRGTKYGHFPGWLEKWMCVRKQLGLLSFLLAALHAIYSLSYPMRRSYRYKLLNWAYQQVQQNKDDAWVEDDVWRMEIYVSLGILGLGVLAVIAMSSLPSVSESFNWREFQCIQRTLGYLALLLCTTHTLVFGWRKWVEPKHYVWYTPPSFILASVLPAAVLLVKMVLSLPCLDRRLEQIRRGWERPHSQ